A window of Sphingobacterium sp. SRCM116780 contains these coding sequences:
- a CDS encoding antirestriction protein ArdA, with the protein MAQKIDITEAKVYVGTYRKYNEGSLFGEWLKLSDYADKDDFYRGCRELHKDEEDPEFMFQDYENVPDGLIRESWISDNAFYVLEALQDMNESQREAFLIWSNNGHHSLADKDIGDLISDFDCEFIGLYKSEEDFATELIANREDLTDFARQYLDYEAYARDLFCSDYWSEDGYIFLNV; encoded by the coding sequence ATGGCACAAAAGATAGATATTACAGAAGCAAAAGTATATGTCGGAACCTATCGAAAATACAATGAGGGATCACTTTTCGGAGAGTGGTTAAAGTTATCCGACTATGCAGACAAAGACGACTTTTATCGGGGGTGCAGAGAACTGCACAAAGATGAAGAAGACCCCGAATTTATGTTTCAGGATTATGAAAATGTTCCTGATGGATTGATCCGAGAAAGTTGGATCAGCGACAATGCATTCTACGTTTTAGAAGCACTGCAAGACATGAACGAAAGCCAAAGAGAAGCTTTCTTAATATGGAGCAATAACGGCCACCACAGCTTAGCAGACAAAGATATAGGCGACCTGATCAGTGATTTTGATTGTGAATTTATTGGATTGTACAAAAGTGAGGAAGATTTTGCAACGGAACTTATCGCGAACAGAGAAGATCTGACAGATTTCGCAAGACAATATCTTGACTATGAAGCCTATGCAAGAGACCTCTTTTGCAGTGACTATTGGAGTGAGGACGGCTACATATTCCTTAACGTATAA
- a CDS encoding PRTRC system protein C → MILATELQRVFILQDKGNEIKLTDPERNWSEQDVLFFYSNMYPILTTAKISSPVIQDDQIVYRFETVIGTKG, encoded by the coding sequence ATGATATTAGCGACAGAACTTCAAAGAGTATTTATACTCCAAGATAAAGGAAATGAAATTAAGCTCACAGACCCTGAGCGAAATTGGTCTGAACAGGATGTGCTGTTCTTTTACTCCAATATGTATCCAATACTAACAACGGCAAAAATATCGTCACCTGTAATACAGGATGATCAGATCGTTTACAGGTTCGAAACAGTAATCGGAACAAAAGGTTAA